The genomic region ATCAGCCAGGGGGACCGTCGCTTCCGTGGCCGGGAACCGTGGCCGGCGGCTCGGGCTGGAGCAGCGCCAGTGCCGCCTGTGCCGCCCCATCCAGCACGGCGCGCTGCGGCCGCGTTCGCGCCAGCACCCGGATGCCCAGCAACAGGCTCAGCAGCAGCTTCGCCAGTTTTTCCGCCGGGGGGTGTGCGGTGATCGTGCCGTCCTGCTGCCCGGCGGCGATGCAACGGCGGAAGAACGCCTCGACGAATTCCAGTTCCCCGGCCACCAGCCTGCGGAACCCGGCATCGTGCGGCGCCACCTCCAGGGCCGAGTTGACCAGCATGCAGCCGCGTCGCTGCCGGTCGGCCACCGAGCGTTCGACGATTTCCGTGAAGAAGCCGCGCAGCGCCGCCAGGGGCGGCAGCGGCGCGAAACGCGCGATGCGGTCGCGGACGGTCTGCGCCAGGTAGTGGTCGAGCGCACGGCGATAGAGGGCGCGCTTGTCGCCGAAGGCGTTGTACATGCTCGCGCTGGTCATCCCCATTTCCCCGGCGAGGTCGCGCATCGAGGTCTGCTCGTAGCCGCGCTGCCAGAAGCAGTGCATCGCGGCGTCGAGCACGGCCGCCTCGTCGAACTCCCGTGGACGTGCCATCGCCTTTCCCCCCCCGCGGAGCATTCGCGGCGGCAGCCGGGCAGGCTGCCGGGGGCGAACGCCACCGGTTTTTAGAATGCGTGCCATAAAACCACAACCGGTCCCCTGGCCGACGCGGGGCCGTGGCCATTGCCACGGGGGCCCGGGCGGGGCATTCTGGCACGCGCGTTCCAAAACAGGTGGCCCTGCGCTTCCGCTGCCTCGCCCCATCACGATCGCGGCGGCGATGCCCGGCCGGTGTAACCGGCCCCGCCGCCCGACCGAACCCATGACGGGTGCGTGGGGGGAGGGCGACGTGTCGGGCACGGTGCTGGCATGGTGGAGCTGGGAGGGCCGGGCGGTGGCGCGGGAGATCATGCCGCGGGAAGCAGGCAGTGCCGGCGCGGAGTGGGATGCGCTGATGGCCGCCGCCCAGCGTGGCGACGCGGCCAGCTATCATCGCCTGCTGTCAGCGGTCGCCCCCTGGCTGCGCCGCTATTTCGTCCGGCGGTTGCCGCCGGCGATGGTCGACGACGCGGTGCAGGACACGCTGGTCGCGCTGCACGAGAAGCGCCACACCTACGACCCGTCGCGTCCCTTCGGGGCCTGGCTTGCCGCCATCGCGAAGTATAAATGGATCGACGCCCTGCGCGCGCTCAGGGCAAGGCCGACGGAGACGCTCGACGACGCGATCGCGGTGGCGGATCATGGGGATGGGGTGGTCAGTGCCTCATCCCTGGAGCGATTGCTGATGATGCTCAGGCCGGCGCAGTCGGATGCCATCCGCCTCGTCAAAATTCAGGGGTTCAGCGTCGAGGAGGCGGCGCAGGCGACCGGCCAGTCCGTGTCGCTGGTCAAGGTCAACATCCACCGCGGGCTGCGGCGGCTGATCTCCCTGTTGCGGACGGGCGCCGATGCCGATTGAACCCTTGCCGACCGGTTCCCTGATCGACCGGCTTGCCCGCGAGCTCAGGCCGGTGCGCCGCCGCGCGCCATGGCGGGAGGCGGCGCTGCTGCTCGGCCTTGGTGCCATCGAACTGGGCCTGTTCCTGGGGCTGGGCCTGATGCGCCCGGACATGACGGCGGCGATGCAACTGCCGGTCTTCTGGTGGAAGCTCGCGAGTCTCGGCCTGATCGGGCTCGTGGGCGGCGCGGTGACCCTGTTCTCGCTCGATCCGGTGCGATCACCACGGCCGGGGCTGCGCTGGCTGGCGGTGTTGATCGCCGTCTGCCTGGGCGGCGGCTGGCTGCTGGATGCGTCGCGCGAGGGGCTGGCGGCCCTGGTGGGGCGGCTCGACTGGCATCACGGCCTGCAATGCCTGGGCAAGATCGTTGCCCTGTCGGTGCCGGCCGTCATCGCGCTGGGTGTCGTGATGCGCCGTGGTGCGCCGACCGACCGTGCCGGCACCGCGCTGGCCGCCGGCCTCGCCGCGTCGGGCTGGGGGGCCTTCGTCTTCGTCTTTGCCTGTCCTTTCGACGATCCCCTCTATGTTGCGGTCTGGTACTCGCTCGGCTGCGGCGTGGTCACGCTGTTCGCGCGGCTGGTGCTGCCGCGGCTCGCGCGCTGGTGAGCGGCGGCGTGGAAAAAATCCGCGCCGCGGCATGGCCGCTGTAACTCCCGGCCCTTCTGCTCCGAAGAGGTCAATGTGCGTGCCATCGCGCATGTTGCCACACCATCGGAGACAGACATGTCAGCTGCAACCAGGCTTTCCTCCGCTCTCCTTGCCGGCGCCGTGACGGCGGCGATCGCTTCGGCCGCCGCCGCGGCGCCGCTGACCCGGGCGGAAGCCGATGCCGCCACCGCCGCGCACAAGGAGAAATGCTACGGGGTCGCGCTCAAGGGCCAGAATGACTGCGCCGCCGGGCCCGGCACCTCCTGCCAGGGCACCTCGACCGTCGATTTCCAGGGCAATGCCTGGAAGTTCGTCCAGGGCGGCACCTGCACCGGCATCGTGGTGCCCGGTGGCCGGCATGGCTCGCTGACCCCGTCCCGCTCCTGACCTGACCGGCTGCCGGAAAGGGGAGACCAAGGTGAACGCACTCACGCGCATCGATCGCGGCCGCCCGGAGCGGGATCTCCGCTTTCCGGCCCATCCCATTGCCGGCCGTGCCGGGGCCGGCCTGAAGCACGATCACCTGCCGGCCATCGAGGCCGAGCCCTTCGCGGGCGGCTTCTTCGAGGTGCACGCGGAAAACTACATGGGGGCGGGCGGCCCGCCGCATCGCATCCTGGCACGGATCCGGCGGGATTATCCGCTGTCGGTGCACGGCGTCGGCCTGTCGATCGGTGGGCCCGGCCGCATCGATCCCGACCATCTCGGGCGGTTCCGCGCCCTGGTCGCGCGCAGCGAACCGGCCCTGGTATCCGAGCACCTTGCCTGGTCCACGCACGCAGGCATCTGCTTCAACGACCTGCTGCCGTTGCCTTACAACGCGGCGTCGCTGGCCCATGTCGCGGCGCATGTCAACGAGGTGCAGGACGCGATCGGGCGGCCGATCCTGCTGGAAAATCCGTCCACCTATGTCACTTTCGCCGATGCCACCATGTCCGAGGCCGACTTCATCCGGGCGCTCGTCCGCCGCACCGGCTGCGGGGTGCTGCTCGACCTCAACAATGTCTTCGTCTCGGCCACGAACCAGGGTTTCGCCGCGGCGGACTACATCGCCGATTTCCCGCTGGCGCGGGTCGGCGAGATCCATCTCGCGGGCCATGCCGTGCAGGCTGACGACGAAGGCGAGGTGCTGCTGATCGACAGCCACGACCGGGAAGTGGCGTCGCCGGTCTGGGCGCTGTTCGAGACGGTCATCGCCCGCTGCGGTCCGATCCCGACCCTGATCGAATGGGACAGCGCCCTGCCGCCCTGGCCGGTGCTGCGGGCCGAGGCGCAGGCCGCGCAGGCCATTCTCGACCGGCATGCCGCGGCGGGAGGCCACCATGCGCACGGATGATGCCGTCCTGTCGCGGCGGGCGGTGCCGTGCTTCGCCGCGCTGCTGGCGCCGGGGCTCACCGATCCGACCCTGCCGCCCCCCGCCAACCTGACCGGGCCGCGTGGCAAGGGCGCGGTCCGGCGCTACAACGTCCACCGCAACAACGTCACCGTCAGCCTGATCGACGCACTGGCCGCCATCTTCCCGGCCACGCAGCGGCTGACCGGCCCCGATTTCTTCCGGGCGATGGCGCGCTTCCACATCCGCGCGACCCCGCCGCGCTCCCCGCTGCTCTTCGAGTACGGCCGCGACTTCCCCGCTTTCATCGAAGGCTATGAGTACGCGCGGCCGTTGCCCTGGCTTGCCGATGTCGCCAGGCTCGAGCGTGCCTGGCTCGATGCCTATCATGCCGCCGAGGCACCGGCGCTGCGGGCCGGGGCGCTTGCCGCGATCGCCGCCCCGGACCTGGAGACGCTGCGCTTCGTGCCGCATCCGGCAAGCCGTGTCCTCCGCTCGCCGTTTCCCGCGCTCTCTCTGTTCGTGATGAACCGCAACGACGGCCCGCCCGGGCCGCTCGCGGCTTTCGTGGCCGAGGATGCATTGGTCACCCGTCCGGACCAGGATGTCATGGTCCGCCATCTTCCCCCCGGCGGCGCCCCCTTCCTGGCCCGGTTGCTGGCGGGGGCAACGCTGGGCGAGGCGGCCGAAGCCGGCTTCGCCGCAGCGGCGGCGTTCGACCTTGCCGGCAACATCGCCGGCATGATCACGGCCGGCGTGTTCGCCGCCATCCGCGACGGAGGGTCCTGATGTCTCCGCAGAGCGACTCCCTGATGGCGGGCGGCGATGCCGGCCGGCCGGTGCCGGCCCTGTACGATCGTACCGCCGCTCTCGCACGGATGATCGTTCCTCCCGCCGCGGCGCAGTTGCTGCTGCGGCTTGCCCTGGCGGTGCCGTTCTGGCGATCCGGGCTGCTCAAATGGGATGGCTTCCTGCGCCTCGGCGACACGGCAGTGCTGTTGTTCACCGAGGAATTCCGGCTGCATCTGCCGGGTGGTCCCTATCCGTTGCCGGCGCCGGCGCTGATGGCCTTCCTGGCGGGAACGGTCGAGATCGCGGCGCCGGTCCTGCTGGTGCTGGGACTGGGCACGCGGCTGGCGGCGCTGGCGCTGCTGCTGATGACCGGCGTCGTCCAACTGGTGGTCCCGGATGGCTGGCCGGTGCATCTCACCTGGGCGGCGCTGGCGCTCGGGCTCATCGTCTGGGGGCCCGGCGGCCTGTCCTGCGACGCGCTGCTGCGGCGCTGCCTGCCCGGCGGCCGGTCACCCCGGCGGCCGGATTGATCCCTGTCCCGGCGGCTTTGCCGGTTCGGTCATGGTCCCGCGTCCAGGGCCAGGTTCACCTCCAGCCGTTGCCCGTCGCGCAGGATCGTCACCCGGACCTGCTGTCCCGGCTCGAACGGGTCCAGCGCCGCGCCGAGCTCGGCGACCTGCCGCACCGGGCGGTCGCCGATGGCGAGGACGACATCGCCGATGCGCACGCCCCCGCCCGGGGTGGGCTCGGCCGCGCGCAGCCCGGCCTTGTCGGCGGCCGAGCCGGGGGCGACGTCGAGCACGAACACGCCCTCGATGCCGAACCGCTGCGCCAGCGCGTCGTTGATCTGCGGCTCGGTGCGGATGCCGAGCGTGGGGCGGACATAGCGGCCGGTGGCGATCAGGCGGGGCACCACGCGGTTGACGGTGTCCACCGGCACCGCGAAGCCGATGCCGGCCGAGGCGCCGGAGGGGCTGTAGATCGCCGTGTTCACCCCGATCAGCCGCCCGGCGGAATCGAGCAGCGGCCCGCCGGAATTGCCCGGGTTGATCGCCGCGTCGGTCTGGATCAGGCCCTGGATCGCGCCGCCGCGCTCGTCGGCCAGCTCGCGGTTCAGTGCCGAGACGATGCCGGTGGTCAGCGTCCAGTCGAGCCCGAAGGGGTTGCCGATGGCGAACACCTTCTGGCCGACCCGCAGGTCGTGGCTGCTGCCGATCGGCAGCGGTGCCGGCGCGCCGCCTCCCACGCCGATGCGCAGCACCGCGAGGTCGTGGTCGGGGCTGGTGCCCACCAGCGTCGCGTTGAAGGCCCGCCCGTCGGCCAGCCGCACCGTGGCGCCGGAGGCGCCGGCGATGACGTGGTTGTTGGTGACGATGTGACCCAGCCGGTCCCAGACGAAGCCCGACCCGGTGCCCCGCGTGACCTGCAGGGCGTTGCGCGTCCAGGGGTTGACCACCCGTTCCAGCGTGGTGATGAACACCACCGAATCGCGGGAATTCTCGAACAGGGCGATGGTGCTGCGCTCGTCCGCCGCGAGGTCGCCGCGTGGCTCGACGGGGCGCGGGCTGGCGCGCGGGGCGAGCCATTCCGCCTCGATCAGGGGCAGCTCCCGCCATGTCAGCACCAGCAGCAGTATCGCCGCGGTGATGGCCAGCAGCCGGAGCAGGAACCGCGTGTCGTTGGGCATGGGCCAAGGCTATAGGGGCCGGGGCGCCGGCGGACAAGTTCGCTCCGCCATCGCGCCGATCGGGCCGGGACGTCCGCCGCTGACCAAAAATCGGCCGCAAGCGCGGCCGTTCAGGGCCGGGTAAGGCCGTGAGGCGCGTCTGCGCCGACATGAGTCAGTCGGGTGTCGGTTTTCGGATGGAGGGCTTCTTGGTGATCCGCTTCAACCATAGGCGCAGACCGCTCTCGACAGCGGTGGTTAACTCTTCGCCTGTTGCTCGCACTGCCTCGATCAGCTTTGGATCGAGGCGAATGGACACGGCTTTCTTCGGGTCGCCTCGGGGCATATGTATATACAGTTTTCTGTTGCGCCGCAGCGCGTCTGTATATACAATACATCTCATGCTGATCCGCAAGGCACACATCTACCGCCTCTATCCCATCGACGAGCAGGAACAGAAGCTCGGCCAGTGGGTCGGTGCCGTGCGGTTCACCTACAACATCGCCCTTGAGCAGCGCCGGGATTGGTATCGGCCAGGCCGGACCTTCAACTTCGCCAGCCAATGCCGCGAAGTCACCACGTTGCGGGCGGAGGTGGATTGGCTGCGAGATGTGCCGGTCCACCCGCTGCAACAGGCGATCAAAGACCTCGACCGCGCCTATATGAACTGGTGGGAAGGACGCGCACAGGCACCGCAGCCACGCAAGCGCGGGTTGAACGATGCCATGCG from Rhodovastum atsumiense harbors:
- a CDS encoding NrsF family protein, with the translated sequence MPIEPLPTGSLIDRLARELRPVRRRAPWREAALLLGLGAIELGLFLGLGLMRPDMTAAMQLPVFWWKLASLGLIGLVGGAVTLFSLDPVRSPRPGLRWLAVLIAVCLGGGWLLDASREGLAALVGRLDWHHGLQCLGKIVALSVPAVIALGVVMRRGAPTDRAGTALAAGLAASGWGAFVFVFACPFDDPLYVAVWYSLGCGVVTLFARLVLPRLARW
- a CDS encoding HvfC/BufC N-terminal domain-containing protein translates to MRTDDAVLSRRAVPCFAALLAPGLTDPTLPPPANLTGPRGKGAVRRYNVHRNNVTVSLIDALAAIFPATQRLTGPDFFRAMARFHIRATPPRSPLLFEYGRDFPAFIEGYEYARPLPWLADVARLERAWLDAYHAAEAPALRAGALAAIAAPDLETLRFVPHPASRVLRSPFPALSLFVMNRNDGPPGPLAAFVAEDALVTRPDQDVMVRHLPPGGAPFLARLLAGATLGEAAEAGFAAAAAFDLAGNIAGMITAGVFAAIRDGGS
- a CDS encoding TetR/AcrR family transcriptional regulator, translating into MARPREFDEAAVLDAAMHCFWQRGYEQTSMRDLAGEMGMTSASMYNAFGDKRALYRRALDHYLAQTVRDRIARFAPLPPLAALRGFFTEIVERSVADRQRRGCMLVNSALEVAPHDAGFRRLVAGELEFVEAFFRRCIAAGQQDGTITAHPPAEKLAKLLLSLLLGIRVLARTRPQRAVLDGAAQAALALLQPEPPATVPGHGSDGPPG
- a CDS encoding BufA1 family periplasmic bufferin-type metallophore, with the translated sequence MSAATRLSSALLAGAVTAAIASAAAAAPLTRAEADAATAAHKEKCYGVALKGQNDCAAGPGTSCQGTSTVDFQGNAWKFVQGGTCTGIVVPGGRHGSLTPSRS
- the bufB gene encoding MNIO family bufferin maturase, whose protein sequence is MNALTRIDRGRPERDLRFPAHPIAGRAGAGLKHDHLPAIEAEPFAGGFFEVHAENYMGAGGPPHRILARIRRDYPLSVHGVGLSIGGPGRIDPDHLGRFRALVARSEPALVSEHLAWSTHAGICFNDLLPLPYNAASLAHVAAHVNEVQDAIGRPILLENPSTYVTFADATMSEADFIRALVRRTGCGVLLDLNNVFVSATNQGFAAADYIADFPLARVGEIHLAGHAVQADDEGEVLLIDSHDREVASPVWALFETVIARCGPIPTLIEWDSALPPWPVLRAEAQAAQAILDRHAAAGGHHAHG
- a CDS encoding sigma-70 family RNA polymerase sigma factor, whose product is MTGAWGEGDVSGTVLAWWSWEGRAVAREIMPREAGSAGAEWDALMAAAQRGDAASYHRLLSAVAPWLRRYFVRRLPPAMVDDAVQDTLVALHEKRHTYDPSRPFGAWLAAIAKYKWIDALRALRARPTETLDDAIAVADHGDGVVSASSLERLLMMLRPAQSDAIRLVKIQGFSVEEAAQATGQSVSLVKVNIHRGLRRLISLLRTGADAD
- a CDS encoding BrnA antitoxin family protein: MCALRISMRCIVYTDALRRNRKLYIHMPRGDPKKAVSIRLDPKLIEAVRATGEELTTAVESGLRLWLKRITKKPSIRKPTPD
- a CDS encoding DoxX family protein, which gives rise to MSPQSDSLMAGGDAGRPVPALYDRTAALARMIVPPAAAQLLLRLALAVPFWRSGLLKWDGFLRLGDTAVLLFTEEFRLHLPGGPYPLPAPALMAFLAGTVEIAAPVLLVLGLGTRLAALALLLMTGVVQLVVPDGWPVHLTWAALALGLIVWGPGGLSCDALLRRCLPGGRSPRRPD
- a CDS encoding S1C family serine protease gives rise to the protein MPNDTRFLLRLLAITAAILLLVLTWRELPLIEAEWLAPRASPRPVEPRGDLAADERSTIALFENSRDSVVFITTLERVVNPWTRNALQVTRGTGSGFVWDRLGHIVTNNHVIAGASGATVRLADGRAFNATLVGTSPDHDLAVLRIGVGGGAPAPLPIGSSHDLRVGQKVFAIGNPFGLDWTLTTGIVSALNRELADERGGAIQGLIQTDAAINPGNSGGPLLDSAGRLIGVNTAIYSPSGASAGIGFAVPVDTVNRVVPRLIATGRYVRPTLGIRTEPQINDALAQRFGIEGVFVLDVAPGSAADKAGLRAAEPTPGGGVRIGDVVLAIGDRPVRQVAELGAALDPFEPGQQVRVTILRDGQRLEVNLALDAGP